The following nucleotide sequence is from Flavobacterium sp. N1736.
AATCACCGCTTTTTACCATCGGAAAATAAACCAATCGCTGGTTTTGCGCCGTCATTGTTCCGCCGCCCCAATTTCTAAAATCAGGTGTGAAATTTAAATCGGGATTCGTAAAAACAGGGTCAACAGTAAAAAGTCCGCCGTTAAATTTTGTTGGATATTTTCCGTAAACGTTACATCCCAACATATATCGGAACAATTGATAATTTTGACCAATTTGATATACCGAATCTTTCTCAATCGATTGATTTTTTTGTGTGAAAATAAAACTGCGGTTCCAGAAATCATTCCACCATTTTACAGTGTTTTTTTCTGCTTGTTTTGAAGTATTTTTATTTGATGAAATTTGATTTTTTAAACCGTTTTCCCAAGTTTGAATATCAGATTGACTGGTAAATAAATGAATTTGAAGTTCCTGTTTTTTTGATGGTTTTATACTCGAAAGTGAATATCCCTTAAAATCAGTATTCTGATATTTTCCTTCATAAGTTCTGTCTGACTTCAAATTATTTCCGGACATAAAACCTCCAAAAGTTAAATTCGTCAAAGGATTCATCATTTGATCTTTTACCGATTCCATTTTTTGCTGTTTAACTGCAACATCAAAAACAGTATTCTGCCGATTTTTATGATAGAATTTTACGCCGTTATTTTCAAATGAAATGGAATCTTTATAGGTTATAATTTCGCCTTGCGGTGCCCATTTATGCGAATTGGCATTATTTGCTTTTCCTTTGGAAGGACGATTGATGTGACGCCAGCTTTCATAAGAAGCCGTCATTTTTAAAGCCGTTTTACTTTCTAAATCCAAATGAATTACCGGCTTAAAAACATCAACCCAAAGTTTGATTTGAGTATTATTTTGAGCAATCGAAATATAACCGTCTTTTAAAATCAATTCCTGATGAAAACCTTCATTATCCTTAAACGGATTTGGTGTTAAAGTAACTTTTACGCGGCCTAATTTTAGTAACGTATTATGTTCATCGAAAGTTCCGCTGCGGGAAAAATAGAAATATAAATCTCCTTTTTCGACCCAAACATTTAAACCAATATCTCCTCCGCCCAAAGGCATTGATTCTGACGCATTACTACTTTGCGTATTCCAAACCTGATTATAAGTTGAAAGCACAGGGATTTGCGCTCTTGTGAAAAGCGATATAAAGAGAGAAAATATAATTATTGTATTTTTCACACTTATTTGTTTGGACGTAAAATTACTTAAAAATGGAGAACCACTTTATATTAAAATTTTATAATCTTTTATGTTTAATTTTAATTTATCATTCACACGAAATAATAAACAATGCATTTTTTGTTTAGAAAAGACCTGACAGATATTATCCAAAGGCTTTGGCTGTCAGGTTTTATCCAACAAAATCTTATAACCAATATAAGTAATAACTTAAATGAACTGATTAGACTATATATTTTATAAAAGGTTTAATCGCCTACCATTCATCTGTTCTAAAAGATGAAACGGGCAAACCTCCTGCGCTAAATAATTCTGCTTTTACAAAATCTTTAAATAAATAACGTACCGCAACTGGCTTTGTCACTTTATCAGAGGTTAAAACTACTGATTTTCTGCGAACTACGGTTTTAGCCGGATAAAATATTTTATCTTCTCCCGCCAATTCAAAGCCTGTAACTTCCTTCTCATAAGATGTAATTCCGTTTGCAACATCATCAAAAGAAACCGTTACAGAACCATCTTTTATTTCCATCGATTTGTATTTCGGACTTTCAAATTCGAAACCTTCAATTCCGTATGTTCTTGCCAAAGCCTGAAACGCTAATCGGTTTCCGCCTTTTTCTTTATCCATTGGATGAATGTTATTTTCTTCTCCAATATCCATTAAAACTGCCATCGCCGAATTGGGAATTTCTTTTGTAGCTTTCAATTGCGCTTCTCTTAAATAAGCCGAATTGTATTTATCCAAATAATCTTTTGGATGAAATGAAGCATAATTAAACGGTGCAATCTGAGCATAATAAAAAGGGAAATCTCCCTGTTTCCATAAAGCTCTCCAACTGCTTACCATTTTTTTCATTAAATCTTTGTATTCCGAAGCTCTTTCGTAATTTGATTCGCCTTGATACCAAATACAGCCTTTTATTCCGTAACCAATTACAGGCGAAAGCATTCCGTTAAATAAAGTTGTCGGAACACGATTTGGATCTTTTGCCAATTCTTCTTTTGTCGTCGGGATTTTAGCGCTTGCAAAATCTTTTAGCATTTCCTGATTCATCCAGGCTTCCATGCTTGAACCTCCGTATGAAACGTGAATTAATCCCACCGGAACATCTAAAACTTCCTGTAAAATCGAGCCAAAATACCAAGCCGTCGCGCTAAAATTGGATGTCGATTTTGGCGAAGCAACTTCCCATTTTCCTTCAAAATCATCCAAAGGTTCTAAAACCGTTGCTCTTGGAATTGTAATTAATCGAATGTTTTTATTTGTTGATCTTACAATGATTTCGTTTCCGCTTTTTACGGGCTGACCCTGAAATCCTTTCAAAGGCATCTCCATATTTGATTGTCCGGAACAAAGCCAGACTTCGCCAATTAATACATTTTTTACGATTACTTTTTCTGTTCCCTCGGAAACTTCAATTGTAAAAGGTCCGCCAAAAGATGGTGTTTGCAATTCAACTTTCCATTTTCCTTGACTGTCTGCTTTTGCTTTATAGATTTTAGAATTCCATGACGTTTTTACAGTCAGATTTCCATTTTTCTCTGCCCAGCCCCACATTGGCGCGTTCGACTTTTGCTGCAGCATCATATTATCCGAAAACAACGCCGGTAATCTGATTTTTGCATTGATTTGGAAGCTTCCAAAAAGCAATGTCATTATTATGAAAGTGTGTTTAATATTCTTCATTTTCAATATTTTTTTCGCCACGAATTCATGAATTTTTCTTTAATCTTTTCCCACAATCATTCGTGAATTCGTGGCTATTTTTTCTATTTTTTTTTCTTTACTCTTTATTCTTTATTCTTAGCTCTTTTAAAACAGTAACCGGTCCCAATAATCCGGCTTTTAATAATATTCCTTCCTGCAATCTAAAAGGCGCAGTTGTCCAGGTTAATCGTTCTTCTTTTGGTAATTTCTCATCACCAATTAATCGGTTTGCCCATGTATTTGTGATTTTAATTTCTATCGTGTTTTTTCCTTTTTTCAAAGCTTCAGAAATATCTGTTTTGTATGGAAAAGTCCAAATTGTTCCGCAGTCTTTTCCGTTTATAGTTACCTCAGCAATATTGGCAATTGTACCTAAATCAAGCCAGAATTTTTCGTTGGTTTTTTCTTTCCAGATAAAATCCTTTTTATAAACTACAGTTCCTGAATAGTATTTAATTTGATCATTTGTAGAAGTGCTCCAATCAAAAAGTTTGTTAGTTTTTACGAGTTCTTTTGGTCCGTGAAATTCCGGATCAAATTGCAATTCCCAGTTTTCATCCAAAGTCTGAACTGTTTCTGTAGCTATATAATTTTGCTTTTTATTCGAAAGTACTTCTTTGGTATTTTCTCTAAAAATAATGAAACACGATTCGTTTTCTTCCAATACAATCGGAATACTAGTTCGTCCGTTTTCTATTTTCCATTCAGACAAAACAATGGTTTTATCTGTTACAGGATTATATAATTCCGGTATTTTTCCGCTTATGCGAAAGGAAGCTTCAAAACTTCTTTTTTGTTCTTTTTGATTCGAAAGAAAATAGATTTCCTCACTTTCAGATTTTCTGTGTGTCCAGGCAATAGTTTCAGAATCTGCTCTGTTTAATTTTGGAAAATATAAATCCTGTTCAATTCCAATTGAAGCAAAATCATTTCCTAAATACGGAAGTTTAATAATAGTTCCTTTTCCAATTTTCCATGAAGAAGTATTTGCGTTATTATTCCAAATTTCATCAATAACCTTTTTCCATTTTTCATGATTTGCTTCTGATTGCATTCCCGGTTGTAAATCCGGTTTTTCATCAACAAAAATAGTTGCTCCGTTTTTTACCAATTCCAATATTTTTTCGGCTGCAGCCAAAGAAATCATTTTGTTTGGTGCCATTTTATGACTTCCGGGAAACAATAAAGCTCCGTATTCAATGCCGCCGCCAAAAGATATTTTTCCGTTTTCTACTTTGGCATTATGAATTAAAACATCAGCATTAAACGAATCGTATTGATAACCATTTAACGGATTTATCCATTGCGATAAATCCGTAATATTTTTAGAATACGTAACTTCTTTGGGCATTTTTGTAGTGGGCTGATCTACATTTTCCAGACGTATTTTTTCACTTTCGAGTCTTTCCTTTCCAAAAACATTCGGAATAAAAGGCACTAAACGATCCGGAACAAAAGAACGCGAAGGAAAATCTTCGCCAATAAAAACCGCTAAATCAATAACAGGTTTTCCTTTTTGCAATTGAAACTGTACTTTTTGACAATAATCAAACCATGCTTTTCCGGGTTTCCACCAAGTTTGATCTCTTTGAAAAAAAGTTCCAATATCGTCTAAAGTCATTCCCGGTTTCCTGTCAGTCCACGGATTATGTACAAAAACGTGATAAAATAATCGGTTAATTCCTAAAGCGTAATTTCTGTCAGCCAGCGTTTTTAAATTTCCAGGATGTTCATCCCAATCCATTCGCAAAGCCGTAAACGATTCTGCCTGAATAATATCTTTTCCGTAAATATGTCCACCCGAAATGGCGTCAATCATATCAAAAGGTTTATCATGCGTTGGGCTTTTTAACCAAAATTCACCACTTGGATAATCTACATATTTAAAATGTAATAACGCATCGCTCGTTACGACAGGCGCAACGTTTTCTGCACTTAATTTTATGTTATTTTCTTTGGCAATTTGAGCCACCGTTCCAAAGAAATTATCTGCTGTTAATTCTGCAATTGTTTTACGAACATCATATAAAACTTTCTCTGAAACATCAGCACTTTCAATTGGAATTCCCGCCATTACAGGCAAATAATCTACCAGATTGTAACCGCGCCTTTTTTGAAATTCAGCCTGAAAAACCGAAGACCAGTTTTGGCTTCCACATTCCCAGCTATCAAAATGCAGGATTTCTAAAACCTTAGAGGTTAATTCTGTTCCATTTGTACGAACCATTTCACCAAACCAATGATCAAGTTGAAAACGAATTAATTCGGGATTAAATTTATCAACTTCCAAACCTTTTCCGGCACCGCCCGTAGCATTTTCATGTCCGGTAGACGTATGTCCCATTCGGATAATTTTCCAGTTTCCTTTTGGCGCTTTCCAATTCAAATTTCCGTTGGCATCAACTAAATTCGAAATATTGATAATTTCAGACTTTTTGAAAGCGTCATTATTCGGAATTTGTTTTGCAGAAGTTTCCGGACTCAATCGCCAAACTGCTCCTGATTTTCCTTCGTAATTATCAATCAATGACTGATTTGAAAGTGTTATTTTACTCACTTTCAGGTTTTGTTTCCATTTGGCAAAATCTAAATCTTCTGCGCCGGGTTCAGTTCCAACAGGATCATAAACAAATCTGAAATATTTTGCTGTTACGGGTGTAATTGTATGTGTGTGCAGAAAATCCATGTCTTGCCAGCCGTGACGCGGAGCAACCATTCTTTCATGAAATTTAAAATGAATTCCATCATCGCTAATCTCAACAATTAAACGCTGCGCCTGAAAATCTCTGCCTTTTGTTTCAATTACAATTGATTTACACGTAAATGGTTTTTCAAACCCATATTGAATCCAGCCTTTATCTGCAAACTTAAAATTATCATCTTTTTTAGGATCTGACAAAAACGAAGCATCCGTATTATTTGAAGTCGTAACTTTTGGTAATTGAATTTGCGAATTAGTTTGATATTCTTTTATCGGAATTGCAAAAGTCGCAATGTCTTTATAATAGTCTTTGTAATGTTCCGGAACCGGAAGTTTTGTAGTAATTAATTTTCCTCCTGCAATTTCAGTTGTAGACCAAACCACTTTTTGCATTGACATTTCGGGCATAATCCAGGGTCCGCCTGCAACGGCAAAACCATCAGCTCCGTGAAAAGCAATTTTCAGCTCCAATCTGTCGGCTTCCTTAAAAGCCCAATGAATCATATCCCAAAATTCAGGGCTCAACTGCAAAACCGGCGGATCAATTAACGGCGGATTTGCAGGACCTTTAATAGTCATTAAATATGCGCCTGCAATTCCGGCTTGTTTCATGGCTTCTAAATCGGCGGTGATTCCTGTTTTAGAATAAGCCGATTTCATCCAATACCAATATACCCAAGGTTTTGCGGAATTGATTGTGGGCTGAAATTCTGTTTTTTCTTTTTTATGGATTTCCTGCGCGGAAACGAATCCCGCGAAAAGTAACAATACAGTCGAAAGTTTGAAAGTCAAAAGTCGATAGTTAATTGTAAAAAGAAAAAATTGTTTTTTGTTAGGCATTATTATTATTTTTAGTTGTGTCATTTCGAGGGACGAGAAATCACATTACGTATTCACGTTCGTTGCTCTCTGGATGTGATCTCTCCTTCGTCGAGATGACAAAATCATAACTTTTTGTCAAACCGGACAGGTTTTAAAAACCTGTCCGGTTTAGTGGACATAACTAATATTTAAATTTCTTCAAGCTTTCTTCTAATCCATTTTTTGTTGCCGAAAAAGGAACTATATAAAAACTATATTGATAATCGCCAGACTTAATTTGATATTTTTCTAAAGGCTGAGCAACTGCTGTCCAACTATCATTTCCACCAACTCCCATCTGAATTAAATCAATATTTACGGTTAAAAATCCCGGATCTTTTAAATCGAAAGTATGTTTGGCGGCACTTAAATTTTCTTGTGTGTAAGGCCACGCGCTCATGCTTAACACTTTTGCATCATCAACAACCAATAAACCTTTATTTTTTTGCGGCGTTGTAAAAGCCATCCATCTTACTTCGGTTCTGTTTGCATTTTCCTGAGGTTTTACGTAATGTTCCAGAAAATCATTAATTGGTAATGAATATTTCCCTACGAAAGATCCAAAACTTCTGTCGATATAATTCTCTAATTCTCCTTTTCCATACCATGAAATTTGGTCAAACTTTCTCTGAACTCCCATTTGCATTCCGATTTTTGGAATGTTTGGTAATTTGTTTGTGGCTTTCAAACTATAGTCTACTTTAATAACGCCGTTTTCACTGATTTTATAAACGACTTGTACTTGCGCGCTGTCTTTTATAATTTCGTAATCGCTTGTAATTATCGCGCCATCAATAGACATTGCCATTTTGGTATTTATCAATTTTGGTTTTGCCAGATACCACGGTTTCAAAACTTTATTAGATTTCCATCCACGTTTGTCATTATCTGTAAGAGGTCGAACAAAATTAGGAAGTAATGGCGCAAAAACCTGTTCTTCGCCATTAAAAATATACGAATTCAACGCGCCGTTTGCTTTGCTGATGTTGATATCAAAATTTTTCCCTTTGATTTTAAAATCTGAATCTGTTTCTGTTGATTTATATGCTTTATCATCTTTTTTGAATTCAACAACAGCTTCTGATTTTTTCAATAAAAATTGATCTGTCGCAACAACATATCCTTTTGATGCCCAGGGTTTGTCTGCCGAAAGTTGAAAATCAATATTCAGAAAATATTCTGCATCTTTTTTCAATTTTGGTAAATACTGTTTTACATCTAAAATTATAGATTGTCCGGCTTCTAAATTAAAAGGTTTTAGAATTTGAGTTTTAATAATATTTCCGTTTTCTAATAGGGTTAAAACAGGAATATATTCTGCTAAAGATTTTACCGCCTGACGATTTTTAATTTCTAGTTGAAAGTTATCTTTTAATGTACTTGTTGCTGGCTGATAAATCCATTTATTTTCAAAAATCGATCCTTTTGGTTTTCCGTTTGAATCTACAATTCCTTTTGTATTAAAGTTTCCGTCGTGGTATTTTTCGCCAAAATCTCCGCCGTGAGCAAAAAATTCCTGACCCGTTGCATGATCTTTTTTCAATAATCCCTGATCTTTAAATTCCCAAATACAACCGCCAATAACTCTTGGAAGCGAACGGAATTCATCCCATAATTCTTTTAAATTTCCAACAGAATTACCCATGGCATGAGAATATTCGACAAAAATAATTGGTCGTGTATCTTTCTTTTGATCTACTAAAAATTTAGGGGTAAAAACTCCCGGATAAAAACGGCTAACCATATCAACATAAGGTTCATCCTGCGGATTTTCGAATCGATATGCATGATCGATTGTTTTAGGATATCTTGGATCAAGCGGATCGATATATCCGTCTAATCTTGGATTTCCCTGCGCCGGCTCATAATGTACGGGACGTGTAATATCAAAATCATGAACCCAACCGGACATAGCCGCGTGATTTGGTCCTTTTCCGCCTTCGTTTCCTAAACTCCAAAAAACAACTGATGGATGATTTTTATCTCGTTCGACCATTCTGGTCATACGCTCTAAATACGCATTTGTCCATTTTGGGTCGTTGCTTAATTTACCGCCAATTCCGTGTGTTTCCTGATCGGCTTCGTCCATAACCATGATTCCGTATTGATCGCATAAATCATAAAAATAAGGATCATTTGGATAATGGCTGGTTCTTATAAAATTGAAATTGAATTTTTTAATGGTCGTAATATCTTGTTTGATATCATCTCTATTTACGGCTTTTCCTTTTGTTGGATGCTGATCGTGACGGTTTACTCCATACACATATGTTTCTTTTCCGTTGATGAGCATTTTGCCATTTTCTTTTGAGAATTCGATCGATCTAAAACCAACTTTACAGCTTTTGGCTTCTGTAATATTTCCGTTTGCATCTTTTATCGACATTACCAAAGTATATAAATTTGGATCTTCTGAACTCCATTTTTTTGGATTGCTGATGTTTTCCTTAAACATTCCAAAACGCACATTATCCAAACGCGGATAACTTTCGTTGATCATATCGATAACGGGTTTTTGAAGCGGTTCTTTAAATAAAGCCACATTATTGGCATCGTATAATTGTGCCTGAAAAGTATAATCTTTTATTTTTTCGCCTGTCAGATTCTCTACTTTTGGTCGCAATTGAAAAGAAGCATCTTTGTATTCTTTGTCCAGTTTTGTTTGATAAAAGAAATCCTGAATGCGCAATTTTGGCTCAGCCATAATAAAAACCTCACGCTGGATTCCGCTTACGCGCCAATGATCCTGATCTTCCAGATATGAGCCATCTGTCCAGCGAATTACCTGTACCGAAACTACATTTTCTCCTTCTTTTAAATAAGGTGTAATATCAAATTCTGACGGTAAAAAACTGTCTTCTCCATAACCCAGAAATTCACCGTTTAACCAAACCTGAAAACCAGAGCTTACTGCACCAAAATGCAGTGTAATTGTCATGTTTTTCCAATTTTCAGGAACGGTAAAACTGCGTTGGTAAGAACCAACTCCATTATAATCTTTAGGAATAAAAGGTGGATTTATTGGTCTAAAAGGATAAACGGCACTTTTATAAATTGGAATATCATAACCTTTTAATTCCCAATTTGATGGCACTTCGATTTTATCCCAGCCTGAAACTTTTCCTTTATAGAAATCTTTAGAGGCTTCTTTTAAATTTGATGCGTATTTAAAATCCCAATCTCCGGTTAGCATTTGTAATCGGCTTTTGGTTCTGTCGCCTTTTAGTGCATCTTCAATATTAGTGTATGAATATGAAGTTGCTCTTGATGGCTGCCTGTTTATACTTGTTACCGTAGGATCTTCCCACGGAGCAAATTCATATTTTTTAGGTATTTCAGGAATTCCCGCAGGTTCGCCCGTAACGGACTGCCCTTGAATGTTAATTGTTAAAAGTAAGATGAAAAATGTAAATTGAAACTTGGAAAACAACTGAACTAAATTGATCATAATTCTTTATATAATTTTACTAAACTAAGACTGAAAACTGAGACTGAAAACTATTTCTTCTTCTCCGGCGGTGCAACAAAATTCATTTCACTTTTGCCTAAATCTTTAGAAGTTGCAATTGCAATTCCTCTTTGTTCTGCTTTATTTACGGCACAATAAAAGTGATACACTACGCCATTGTATTTTACAACAAATGATTTATGGGCAAACAAATCGTCGTAAGGTTCAGATGATTTGATAAGATCATCACCTTTCCAGTCGGTCCAGTTTACTAAATCATTCGAAACGGCAAAACGGTTAAATGCACCTTGATTCCAACCCGTCCAAAAAGCTCCAAAATAAAACATCACCCACGTATCATTAATACGTTGAATATAGGCATCTCCTGAGATTCCTTTATGATGATTGATTAACGGTTTATTTCCATAACGTTCCCAATGTTTCATATCATCCGATACTGCCATAGCAATACGCTCTGCGCCTTTAGCAGGATTTATACTATCTCCACGCGCATTGTAATACATTATAAAATTGTGTCCTGTCAATTTATCCTTATCACGAATCACACTATTTTTATACATCGTACTATTATCCCACCATCTGGCGTCTTTGTCTTTGGGAGTTAAAACCGGTTTTTCTAAACGCTCAAATTCGTGTGCTTTTGTTGGAGATTCTTTTGTATACGCCATTCCGATAGATAATATTCCGGCTTCGTAACCTTTGCTGTCTCCTCCAAAATAACTCATCCAATATTTATCATCGTATTTTTCCCATTCATAGCTTCCGCCCCAGGTTGGATCTTGTAACGAAATATATCCTGCTTTTTGATTAACATCCCAATGTTGCTCATTTTCAGAGAATGACATTACTTTTCCTAGATGTTTCCAATGTAATAAATCGTCGCTTTCGGCAAGCCAGGTTTCGTAACCTCTTCCGCCATAGATTAGATATGTCATGAACCATTTTCCGTCTTTCCTAAAAACACTTGGGCAATCCATTTTATAGGAGTTGTCTGTTGGCACCATTACCAAACCGTATTTATAAGGCGTTTTGATTTCGTTGTAAATCTCCTGCATTACGGTTTCGTTGATTTCTCTTTTCTTGTATTTTATTGTTGCGCAACTGCTTATGAAAAGTGCTGTAATTGCTAATACTAAATATTTGATTTTATTGTTCATTTTGTATTTTATAATTGTAACTAATTTGAACGCGGATTAAACGGATTTACTTCGTAAAAACGCGGATAAAAACTGATTTTTATTTTACTTTCTTTTTCTTTCTTTTTCTTCTCTTTAACTTTGAACATCTTTACCAAAGTTTAAAACTTTTACAAAGATTACGCGCGTTTAAAATAAAAAATCCGCGCAAATCTGCGTCTTTGCGAAGTAAATCCGTTTCATCCGCGTTCTATTTTTTACTTCATTTCCTTCAATCTGGATTCCATCACGTCTTTGTTTAATTTTACTTTTACCATTCCCATTGGGTGAAATCTCTTTTTCAAATCTATTGCGGCGTAAACAATTGTATAAACGTCATTTCCTTCGGGAATTAAACACAATGGCGTTCTCATAATATCCCACCATTTATCAACTTTTGTTTCTATTGGAAGATATCTCGCTTCGCTCCAATTTTTTCCATCTTTCGATA
It contains:
- a CDS encoding DUF5703 domain-containing protein, which encodes MKNTIIIFSLFISLFTRAQIPVLSTYNQVWNTQSSNASESMPLGGGDIGLNVWVEKGDLYFYFSRSGTFDEHNTLLKLGRVKVTLTPNPFKDNEGFHQELILKDGYISIAQNNTQIKLWVDVFKPVIHLDLESKTALKMTASYESWRHINRPSKGKANNANSHKWAPQGEIITYKDSISFENNGVKFYHKNRQNTVFDVAVKQQKMESVKDQMMNPLTNLTFGGFMSGNNLKSDRTYEGKYQNTDFKGYSLSSIKPSKKQELQIHLFTSQSDIQTWENGLKNQISSNKNTSKQAEKNTVKWWNDFWNRSFIFTQKNQSIEKDSVYQIGQNYQLFRYMLGCNVYGKYPTKFNGGLFTVDPVFTNPDLNFTPDFRNWGGGTMTAQNQRLVYFPMVKSGDFDMMKSQLDYYLSLQKNAELRSKVYWNHNGAAFTEQLENFGLPNPAEYEWKRPADYDPGMEYNAWLEYEWDTVFEFCQMMLQQNEFAKEDIQKYNSFIISCLRFFDEHYQYLAKQRGRKALDGNGKLILFPGSGAETYKMTNNSNSTIAALQVITEKLLNLSAEQLSKEELEYLKGFQTRIPPLNFGTVENHKVLVPAKSWERINNSEVPQLYPVFPWGIYGVGKPDLETALNTWKYDSDAIKFRSYIGWKQDNIFAARLGLTEEAAKYNLLKMSNSERRFSAFWGPGFDWVPDHNWGGAGMIGMQEMLLQEANGKIYLFPAWPKDWNVHFKLHASQNTTIEAELENGMTKIIKVTPQEREKDIINLLGISIEEKKKLN
- a CDS encoding glycosylase encodes the protein MNNKIKYLVLAITALFISSCATIKYKKREINETVMQEIYNEIKTPYKYGLVMVPTDNSYKMDCPSVFRKDGKWFMTYLIYGGRGYETWLAESDDLLHWKHLGKVMSFSENEQHWDVNQKAGYISLQDPTWGGSYEWEKYDDKYWMSYFGGDSKGYEAGILSIGMAYTKESPTKAHEFERLEKPVLTPKDKDARWWDNSTMYKNSVIRDKDKLTGHNFIMYYNARGDSINPAKGAERIAMAVSDDMKHWERYGNKPLINHHKGISGDAYIQRINDTWVMFYFGAFWTGWNQGAFNRFAVSNDLVNWTDWKGDDLIKSSEPYDDLFAHKSFVVKYNGVVYHFYCAVNKAEQRGIAIATSKDLGKSEMNFVAPPEKKK
- a CDS encoding glycoside hydrolase family 2 TIM barrel-domain containing protein — protein: MINLVQLFSKFQFTFFILLLTINIQGQSVTGEPAGIPEIPKKYEFAPWEDPTVTSINRQPSRATSYSYTNIEDALKGDRTKSRLQMLTGDWDFKYASNLKEASKDFYKGKVSGWDKIEVPSNWELKGYDIPIYKSAVYPFRPINPPFIPKDYNGVGSYQRSFTVPENWKNMTITLHFGAVSSGFQVWLNGEFLGYGEDSFLPSEFDITPYLKEGENVVSVQVIRWTDGSYLEDQDHWRVSGIQREVFIMAEPKLRIQDFFYQTKLDKEYKDASFQLRPKVENLTGEKIKDYTFQAQLYDANNVALFKEPLQKPVIDMINESYPRLDNVRFGMFKENISNPKKWSSEDPNLYTLVMSIKDANGNITEAKSCKVGFRSIEFSKENGKMLINGKETYVYGVNRHDQHPTKGKAVNRDDIKQDITTIKKFNFNFIRTSHYPNDPYFYDLCDQYGIMVMDEADQETHGIGGKLSNDPKWTNAYLERMTRMVERDKNHPSVVFWSLGNEGGKGPNHAAMSGWVHDFDITRPVHYEPAQGNPRLDGYIDPLDPRYPKTIDHAYRFENPQDEPYVDMVSRFYPGVFTPKFLVDQKKDTRPIIFVEYSHAMGNSVGNLKELWDEFRSLPRVIGGCIWEFKDQGLLKKDHATGQEFFAHGGDFGEKYHDGNFNTKGIVDSNGKPKGSIFENKWIYQPATSTLKDNFQLEIKNRQAVKSLAEYIPVLTLLENGNIIKTQILKPFNLEAGQSIILDVKQYLPKLKKDAEYFLNIDFQLSADKPWASKGYVVATDQFLLKKSEAVVEFKKDDKAYKSTETDSDFKIKGKNFDINISKANGALNSYIFNGEEQVFAPLLPNFVRPLTDNDKRGWKSNKVLKPWYLAKPKLINTKMAMSIDGAIITSDYEIIKDSAQVQVVYKISENGVIKVDYSLKATNKLPNIPKIGMQMGVQRKFDQISWYGKGELENYIDRSFGSFVGKYSLPINDFLEHYVKPQENANRTEVRWMAFTTPQKNKGLLVVDDAKVLSMSAWPYTQENLSAAKHTFDLKDPGFLTVNIDLIQMGVGGNDSWTAVAQPLEKYQIKSGDYQYSFYIVPFSATKNGLEESLKKFKY
- a CDS encoding sialate O-acetylesterase; this encodes MKNIKHTFIIMTLLFGSFQINAKIRLPALFSDNMMLQQKSNAPMWGWAEKNGNLTVKTSWNSKIYKAKADSQGKWKVELQTPSFGGPFTIEVSEGTEKVIVKNVLIGEVWLCSGQSNMEMPLKGFQGQPVKSGNEIIVRSTNKNIRLITIPRATVLEPLDDFEGKWEVASPKSTSNFSATAWYFGSILQEVLDVPVGLIHVSYGGSSMEAWMNQEMLKDFASAKIPTTKEELAKDPNRVPTTLFNGMLSPVIGYGIKGCIWYQGESNYERASEYKDLMKKMVSSWRALWKQGDFPFYYAQIAPFNYASFHPKDYLDKYNSAYLREAQLKATKEIPNSAMAVLMDIGEENNIHPMDKEKGGNRLAFQALARTYGIEGFEFESPKYKSMEIKDGSVTVSFDDVANGITSYEKEVTGFELAGEDKIFYPAKTVVRRKSVVLTSDKVTKPVAVRYLFKDFVKAELFSAGGLPVSSFRTDEW
- a CDS encoding glycosyl hydrolase, which produces MPNKKQFFLFTINYRLLTFKLSTVLLLFAGFVSAQEIHKKEKTEFQPTINSAKPWVYWYWMKSAYSKTGITADLEAMKQAGIAGAYLMTIKGPANPPLIDPPVLQLSPEFWDMIHWAFKEADRLELKIAFHGADGFAVAGGPWIMPEMSMQKVVWSTTEIAGGKLITTKLPVPEHYKDYYKDIATFAIPIKEYQTNSQIQLPKVTTSNNTDASFLSDPKKDDNFKFADKGWIQYGFEKPFTCKSIVIETKGRDFQAQRLIVEISDDGIHFKFHERMVAPRHGWQDMDFLHTHTITPVTAKYFRFVYDPVGTEPGAEDLDFAKWKQNLKVSKITLSNQSLIDNYEGKSGAVWRLSPETSAKQIPNNDAFKKSEIINISNLVDANGNLNWKAPKGNWKIIRMGHTSTGHENATGGAGKGLEVDKFNPELIRFQLDHWFGEMVRTNGTELTSKVLEILHFDSWECGSQNWSSVFQAEFQKRRGYNLVDYLPVMAGIPIESADVSEKVLYDVRKTIAELTADNFFGTVAQIAKENNIKLSAENVAPVVTSDALLHFKYVDYPSGEFWLKSPTHDKPFDMIDAISGGHIYGKDIIQAESFTALRMDWDEHPGNLKTLADRNYALGINRLFYHVFVHNPWTDRKPGMTLDDIGTFFQRDQTWWKPGKAWFDYCQKVQFQLQKGKPVIDLAVFIGEDFPSRSFVPDRLVPFIPNVFGKERLESEKIRLENVDQPTTKMPKEVTYSKNITDLSQWINPLNGYQYDSFNADVLIHNAKVENGKISFGGGIEYGALLFPGSHKMAPNKMISLAAAEKILELVKNGATIFVDEKPDLQPGMQSEANHEKWKKVIDEIWNNNANTSSWKIGKGTIIKLPYLGNDFASIGIEQDLYFPKLNRADSETIAWTHRKSESEEIYFLSNQKEQKRSFEASFRISGKIPELYNPVTDKTIVLSEWKIENGRTSIPIVLEENESCFIIFRENTKEVLSNKKQNYIATETVQTLDENWELQFDPEFHGPKELVKTNKLFDWSTSTNDQIKYYSGTVVYKKDFIWKEKTNEKFWLDLGTIANIAEVTINGKDCGTIWTFPYKTDISEALKKGKNTIEIKITNTWANRLIGDEKLPKEERLTWTTAPFRLQEGILLKAGLLGPVTVLKELRIKNKE